In the genome of Peptococcaceae bacterium 1198_IL3148, the window CAAAGCCAGAATTTTTAATGGCTGCCCGCACCCGCTCTTTGGCCTCCCGCACCGAGGTGCCGGGCAGCCCCACTAGGTCAAACCCAGGCAAACCGTGGGATACATCGACCTCTACTTTAATAACCACACCATCAAGCCCCTGGAGCGCAATGCTGTGGACAATGGCAAGCATAGAATCCTTCCTTCCATAAGCGAGGATATTTGGTATATTCTAGCAAAATATTGGTTTACCTGCAGCCTTTGTGAAAATAGATCAAAAATACAGAAAATGGTTGGCGGGATATATAAAATTGTAATAATATAAGAGTAAAACAGAGTAAGGTGGGTTAAACATGGACCATAATGTAACACCTCAGGAATATCTGGCTGCTTTAATAGAGATTTATCGAGGTTATATGGTAGATATCCCTAAGGTGGACGATAAATTGCAGTTGGATTTATTAAAGGATGTGCTTTCCTCGGCCATTAGATTTGCTGAAAGTGAAAGGGCAGTACAAACCATCAGTGAAGAGTTGTTTAATTGTGCGCAGGGAAAATGTAATTTTGCCCAGCAGATAGAGGCGGCAAAGGTACAGTCACCAGAAGTATTAACTGCCAAAATGACCGCTGCTGCCTACATAATGAAACTTCATAACAGTGCAAATTAGGAGAAAAATCACATGATTAAGGAAGGCGTGCTAATATTAGCCCACGGCTCCCGCCGGGAGGCAGGCAATGAAGAAGTCAAAAATATAACAAAACAAATAAAGGCCAAGGATGGTTTAAATCGCCTTTATCAAGCGGCATTTATGGAGTTCGGCCAACCCAATATGGTAGATGGGGTGGCAAAATTAATTGACAGCGGTGTGCAGAAAGTGATTGTGGTGCCGCTATTCTTGTTTTCGGGCAATCATATTTGGCGGGATATTCCCCAGGCATTAGAGCAACAAAGACAACAATATCCAAATGTGCAGTTTGTGTTGGCCCGACACATTGCTGCAGCCAATCTGTTTCCGGATTTAGTTGCGGAATTGATTGATGGTGTTGACAATAAATAGGCGCTGTGATTACAGCGCCTAAAATACCACCAATAAAAACCAGACGATCATGCCAATTTCAATAATCAGCTTTACTAAAGCCCCTCCGGCAAAGCCCAGTAAGGTACCAACACCTACTTTAATCGCTTGTTCCAGTGGCCTATTGCTCAATAATTCCCCAATGATGGCGCCAAAAAACGGACCTAAAAGGATACCAAAGGGTCCTAACAGAAATAACCCCACAACACCACCGACAATACTGCCCCAAACCGCGGCCTTAGAACCGCCATATTTTTGAGCACCGATGGCCCCCGCCAAGTAGTCCACAGCGAAGATCAGCATAAGCAATAGCACCTGACCGATCCAAAAGGTGGGGGAGAAGGCGGCAAAGCCCTCAAAGGCTCCGTAAACCACCATACCCAGCACTATTAACGGCCCACCGGGTAGTAGCGGTAAAATGGTGCCGGCTAAACCAACCAACATAAGCAATACTGCTAGTGTAATACCAATCCAACTCATAAAATAGCCACCTTATCTAACCGCATATTAAAAATAATTCTAACATAGGGCTATTCGCTGCGCAATGCTTCAATGGGATCAAGTTTGGCCGCTTTAAGAGCTGGATAGACACCAAAGAAAATACCTACCAGTAATGCGAACACCAAGGCGGTAATCACTGCCGGCATCGACACTGCGGTGTTAATATTTGGTAGTATTTGTGGCAAAAGTCGAGCACCGGTAATACCGGCCAATAGCCCCAGCAGGCCGCCAATTAAACTTAGAAAAACAGCCTCGATCAAAAATTGGACTAAAATATCCCGTCGTTTGGCTCCGATGGCTTTACGAATACCGATTTCTTTAGTTCTTTCGGTGACCGAAACCAGCATAATATTCATAATGCCAATGCCCCCAACCAGCAGTGAAATAGCCGCAATGCCCCCGAGACCAGCAGTCAATGCCCCTAAAATATTGTTGATGGCTTTTAAAATGTCCTTTTGTTTTAACACCGTAAAATTACCTTCGGGATGGTTTTGGCTAAGGGTATTTTTAATGACGGTGGCGGCAGCCTCCACATCCTGGGAAGAGGGGGCTTGCACTAATATCTGGCCCACTGTTTTATCCGCTTTACGATCTAAAACATCGGTAATTGGCAAGTAAATTTTAGTATTGATATTCTCGGCCTGAGGACCCAGGTTTTCAGGTTCCTTATATTTTAGAATGCCAATCACTCGGTAATCCTGACCGTTTATTTTAAAGGATTTACCAATGGAGTTTTGGTTATTGAACAGCTCAATGTTTGCTTGTTGGCCGATAACCGCCACTTTAGCTTTGTTTTTTCGCTCATCACCATTAATAAAGCGGCCGTGGGCAAAATCTAACTTATTTATTTTGTTGAAATCTTCGTCCACTCCGGTGGTGGAGACAAAAATATTTAAATCATCTAATCGATCGATACTAGTCAAGCTACCAGTGGCGGTGGCAATGTTATCTTGTCCCTTTAGCAATAACACATCGTCATAGGTTAAAACATTGGGACTATCATTGAAGTGTCCATCTTGAACGCTGAGCTGGCTTTCGCCTTTTTTAGGAGGGCCCATCTGTATTTTGCCGGGCACTACATAAAGCAGGTTAGCCCCCAGCGATTCCACCTGGGAGCCAACCTCCTGCTTTAGGCCTTCACCAATGGAGGTTAAAGTGATGACGGAAAATATACCGATAATTACCCCCAGCATAGTTAACAGGCTGCGCAACTTATTATGAAACAGCGATTTAATACTGCTGCGGATACTCTCTTTAAAATTCAATTGGTGACCTCCTCCAGCACACCATCTTTAATACTAATTACCCGTTTAGCCCTGTGGGCAATATCTAGGTCATGGGTGACAATGATAATGGTTTTACCTCGGCTGTTTAACTCCTGAAATATTTCTAATACTTCCTGACCGGTTTTGGAATCTAGGTTACCGGTGGGCTCATCGGCTAGCAACAATGAAGGGGAGTTGACCAAGGCCCGGGCTATGGCCACCCGTTGTTTTTGTCCACCGGATAGCTGGTTAGGCTTATGTTTTAAGCGATTGCTGAGGCCTAAAGCATCCAGTGCCTGGATCGCCTGTTGGCGAGCATTTTTGTTAGATTTACTATATTGTATTGCCAATTCAACGTTCTCCAGTGCGGTGTATTGGGGCAGTAAATTAAAGGATTGAAAGATGAAACCGATATGCTGGTTTCTTATTTCAGCCAGGGCATTGTCGTCTAATTTGCTAATATCATTGCCGTCCAATTTGTAACTGCCGCTGGAAGGGCGGTCTAAGCAACCGATGATATTCATTAGGGTAGATTTTCCTGATCCCGATGGTCCAATAATGGCCAAAAAATCACCGTCTTGTATTTGTAGCGAAACATCCTTCAGCACCTCAGTAACTTCATCGCCGTTTATGTAGTTTTTGTATAAAGAATTAAGCACTATTGTCATAAAATTATTTTTCGATTGTTGGCGGTGATTTATACTTGTAATTGGCTGTTGATAAATAAAAAACCTAACCCCTTGCTAGGGCTAGGTTACTAAAGTTATTTATTTTGCTGAGCAAAAATTACATACGAATATATCGTTGTGATTATAGTAGGGACCAGTATACCCGCCATCATGATGACAAACCCAACGGTGGGGGAAGCCAATAGCCCCAGCAGTGCCACCAAACCACCGGCAACCATTAATTTACTGCCAAGGCGGTGAGTTTTTTTCCAAACCACTTCACTGGCCAATGTCCAAGGGGTTTTAAAACCCAAAGTATAATTGTGTTTAATTTTAGCCATGTAGTTGCCTAAATAAATGAAAAAGATGGGCAGTAGGATGCGCATGATTAAACTAATATTAACCTTATACCCTAAACCTGCCATTAGCGACATGGTAACCACACCCACCATAATCAGTACTGTGGCCAGGCAAATTTTTTCATAACTGGCGCTAAATTTGCGGTAGCTTTCTTTTTTGGGATCAATTTTAGGAATGATAATCATTAAGAGATAAATTCCTAAAGGTAACAATGGCATGATTAGCGTTGCCACAGCTTTGTGCGAGTAGCCGTCAATCTCACCTTTAATATTCCAATGGGTTGGTACTTGTTCGGGCATTGAAGGGTAAAATGATGCACAGATACCCCAAAAGGTCAGTAGTAAGATGATGGTTATCCAGCTAATTTTTGTTTTGCCATTAGTCACTGGTTTTGCCCCCCTTCTGCATGAACCCTGCAAACCAGGCCATCACTTCATCCATAACGGTGGTGTTAAGCGAGTAGTAAATGAATTGCCCTTGCCTTTCATCCTGTACTAAATCAGCATTTTTTAATACATTTAAGTGATGGGAAACACTGGGCTTAGATATATTAAAGTGCTGGGCTATTTCGCCCGCTGTTAAGTCCGCATTTTGCAGCATCTTTAATATTTCTCGCCTGGTTGGGTCTGATAAAGCCTGAAAAGTTTTGTTGATTGACATCGCATTTGCCACCTTTAGATATTTAGAATATTATCTAACTATCTATATTATACTATGTCTTTACCATCGATTCAAGCACTAAAAAAGCCCTGCGTAAAAACGCAAGGCTTTTTTAGGCTTAACTAAGTGGTTACTTTATTCCAAATGTAACGAATGATGTCGCCACGACTGATGATGCCAACCAGTTTTTTGTTTTTAACTACCGGCACTTTTTTTATGCGTTTATTGCCTAGAATTTGGGCGACGTTGTCCAATTCAGTATCAGCGTCCACTGTAATCACACGTTTATTGGCCAGTTCCATGATGTTTAGCTTCAGTAGGTCATGAACCTTTTTTTCCATGGTTTCGTTGTCAAACCAAGTTATCAGGTGGGTGAAATAGTCAACAATGACGGTATTGTTGTAACCAATATATTTCATAATATCGCCATCGCTAATAAAGCCAATGGGCTCATTAGCGTCATTGACCACCGGCAAACCGCTAATGCGGTTGGCAACAAATTTTTCCATTACATCGCTAACGGTACTGTTGTTTGTAACAGCAATTACCGGACTGACCATAACATCACTTGCTGTCGGCATACCATATACCCCCTTTATAAGCATATTATACCATTTGGGAGTAGAAATGCACAAATTATCATACTAAGGTTAAAAAATAAGTTATCGGTGAGCTATTTTATGATTTAGTTTTTTAATTTCTGCATCCAAGAACTTAATTTCTTCAACATATTTGGCTGCTTTTTCGTTTGTGGTGGGATTAATTAAATTGGCTTTGTAAACATAGGACCCCAAATCACGAAGCAACGCATTCCTTTGCTTTTTTAACTGGTAACAGCTATATTTCAGATTGGCCAGTTCTGTCACTTCATCTGCCTTTTTACCAATCAACACCAAAGCCTTGGTCAGGGTCTGTTCAACCTTTTTGCTCAATTCCATTATTTCCAGTCCCTTCATAAAGCATGTTTTGCTATTATATAACATGATTATGTTTTGGGTGACTGTTGCGCAATCAGATTGACCGTTAATTTTAAATACGGAATTTTTCAATGGTCGGCGACTCTTTAATTGCCCGCACAAAGGTATCATAATTTTGGGCACCAACAATTTTTTTACCGTTTTCAAAAATAAAGGTTGGCAAACCAGCAACTTTGTGTTGGGCACCCAGTGCGCGGTTGTTGTCTATCACTGGTGCATATTTTTTTTGCTGTAATGCTTGTTTTAGCAGGTTCACATCTAAACCCACTTGTTGACCGCAGGCCAATACGGTTTCTAATTTGCCAATATCTTGGCCCGCTTCAAAATAAGCTTTAAACACTGCGTCGTGAAATTCTACAAATTTGCCATACTCCCGGGCAAACTCACTGGCTTCTAAGGCTAATCTGGTGTTGGAGTTAACCTCCATTTTTTTAAAGGCTACCCCGTAGGGCTCTCCGGCCTTGTTTAAACTTGTCATCATTTTGTCGATGTCTAAGTCGGGAAAAGCCTCCTTGAGCAGAGCCCCTTCCTTGGGGGTTTCGGGATGTAACTCATAGCCAATCCACTTTACCTCCAATGAATACTCCCTTTGCAGTTGTTCGACAATACCTTTGCCGATATAACAAAACGGTCAAGCATAATCTGAAAAGAGTAGCACTTTGGTCGGTGCCATCTGTAATCAATCCTTTCGTTTTGAAATTGGTTATAAGTATAGTGCGGGTGCGACAATATCTATTATACTGTAACGATGACATTTTTTGCATCCGGACTTTTTTATTCTTTTGAGATGAATTATACTAATACAGGAAGTTGAAAGGTTTGCTAGCGAAAAAAATGGAAAAGCTGTAGATATATTGGTAGGGGGAGGCTTTACTGCATTGCGATTGTGTCTTTATGCTGCCGTAATGGGCGGCAAATTATCTTCTAGATTGAGTAAATTTACCGGTGGCCGTGGTTCTTCTTTACCTGGTGTGGTGGCCAGACGTATTTATGCCAAGACACTGAGTGAATTGTCTAAGCAGGTAAAGAAAGGTACCATTATGGTTACTGGCACTAACGGCAAAACAACCACTAACAACATGCTGGCTAAAGTATTGCAGGCGGACGGTCAGCGGGTGGTGTTTAATGAAGAAGGGGCTAACCTAATTACTGGTGTTACTGCCTGTTTTGTGCGCAATGCCACCCTTAGCGGGGTAATCGATTATGATTATGCTGCCCTAGAGGTGGACGAGGCTTCTTTTCCCAAAGTGGTAAAAGAGGTAAAACCGGATATGGTGGTGGTAAATAATTTTTTTAGAGATCAGTTGGATCGTTATGGCGAGTTGGACAAAACGGTCAGCTTGGTGCGCGATGCGCTGAAGCAATTGGATGATGTGATATTGGTGTTAAATGCAGATGATCCTTTGGTGGCTCAACTGGGGCCAACCACTGGACACAAAGCTATATATTATGGCATCTCCCAGCAACAGGATGTTGGTCGGGCAGCGGTCCAAACAAGGGAAGCGCGGTTTTGTCCCTTTTGTGGGGGCGAGTTAGACTATAACTATTACCATTATAGTCAGTTGGGTGATTACAACTGCCCCCGGTGTAACTTTGCCCGGGTAACACCTGAGGTTGAGGCCACCGATGTTGAGATCACCCTTGGCGGGCTGACCGCCCAAGTTTGTCATCAGGGCAGTTGCTCGGCAATTACGCTGCACACCGCTGGTTTTTACAATCTGTATAATGCGCTGGCTGCATTTGCGGTGGGAAAATTATTGGCCATTAGCGTGCCCACAATACAAAAGGGTTTAGAAATGTATACTCCGGCCATTGGGCGAATGGAGCGTTTCCGTTATCATGATAAACCGGCTTTGCTAAACTTGGTAAAAAACCCCACCGGTTTTAATGAAGGCTTGGCAACGCTATTGTCACTGCCCGGCAGTAAAGATGTGTTTATAGCCCTTAA includes:
- a CDS encoding CbiX/SirB N-terminal domain-containing protein, yielding MIKEGVLILAHGSRREAGNEEVKNITKQIKAKDGLNRLYQAAFMEFGQPNMVDGVAKLIDSGVQKVIVVPLFLFSGNHIWRDIPQALEQQRQQYPNVQFVLARHIAAANLFPDLVAELIDGVDNK
- a CDS encoding DUF456 domain-containing protein; this translates as MSWIGITLAVLLMLVGLAGTILPLLPGGPLIVLGMVVYGAFEGFAAFSPTFWIGQVLLLMLIFAVDYLAGAIGAQKYGGSKAAVWGSIVGGVVGLFLLGPFGILLGPFFGAIIGELLSNRPLEQAIKVGVGTLLGFAGGALVKLIIEIGMIVWFLLVVF
- a CDS encoding ABC transporter permease, whose amino-acid sequence is MNFKESIRSSIKSLFHNKLRSLLTMLGVIIGIFSVITLTSIGEGLKQEVGSQVESLGANLLYVVPGKIQMGPPKKGESQLSVQDGHFNDSPNVLTYDDVLLLKGQDNIATATGSLTSIDRLDDLNIFVSTTGVDEDFNKINKLDFAHGRFINGDERKNKAKVAVIGQQANIELFNNQNSIGKSFKINGQDYRVIGILKYKEPENLGPQAENINTKIYLPITDVLDRKADKTVGQILVQAPSSQDVEAAATVIKNTLSQNHPEGNFTVLKQKDILKAINNILGALTAGLGGIAAISLLVGGIGIMNIMLVSVTERTKEIGIRKAIGAKRRDILVQFLIEAVFLSLIGGLLGLLAGITGARLLPQILPNINTAVSMPAVITALVFALLVGIFFGVYPALKAAKLDPIEALRSE
- a CDS encoding ABC transporter ATP-binding protein codes for the protein MTIVLNSLYKNYINGDEVTEVLKDVSLQIQDGDFLAIIGPSGSGKSTLMNIIGCLDRPSSGSYKLDGNDISKLDDNALAEIRNQHIGFIFQSFNLLPQYTALENVELAIQYSKSNKNARQQAIQALDALGLSNRLKHKPNQLSGGQKQRVAIARALVNSPSLLLADEPTGNLDSKTGQEVLEIFQELNSRGKTIIIVTHDLDIAHRAKRVISIKDGVLEEVTN
- a CDS encoding SdpI family protein; protein product: MTNGKTKISWITIILLLTFWGICASFYPSMPEQVPTHWNIKGEIDGYSHKAVATLIMPLLPLGIYLLMIIIPKIDPKKESYRKFSASYEKICLATVLIMVGVVTMSLMAGLGYKVNISLIMRILLPIFFIYLGNYMAKIKHNYTLGFKTPWTLASEVVWKKTHRLGSKLMVAGGLVALLGLLASPTVGFVIMMAGILVPTIITTIYSYVIFAQQNK
- a CDS encoding autorepressor SdpR family transcription factor, producing the protein MSINKTFQALSDPTRREILKMLQNADLTAGEIAQHFNISKPSVSHHLNVLKNADLVQDERQGQFIYYSLNTTVMDEVMAWFAGFMQKGGKTSD
- a CDS encoding CBS domain-containing protein, which codes for MPTASDVMVSPVIAVTNNSTVSDVMEKFVANRISGLPVVNDANEPIGFISDGDIMKYIGYNNTVIVDYFTHLITWFDNETMEKKVHDLLKLNIMELANKRVITVDADTELDNVAQILGNKRIKKVPVVKNKKLVGIISRGDIIRYIWNKVTT
- a CDS encoding DsbA family protein yields the protein MGKGIVEQLQREYSLEVKWIGYELHPETPKEGALLKEAFPDLDIDKMMTSLNKAGEPYGVAFKKMEVNSNTRLALEASEFAREYGKFVEFHDAVFKAYFEAGQDIGKLETVLACGQQVGLDVNLLKQALQQKKYAPVIDNNRALGAQHKVAGLPTFIFENGKKIVGAQNYDTFVRAIKESPTIEKFRI
- a CDS encoding MurT ligase domain-containing protein; this encodes MGGKLSSRLSKFTGGRGSSLPGVVARRIYAKTLSELSKQVKKGTIMVTGTNGKTTTNNMLAKVLQADGQRVVFNEEGANLITGVTACFVRNATLSGVIDYDYAALEVDEASFPKVVKEVKPDMVVVNNFFRDQLDRYGELDKTVSLVRDALKQLDDVILVLNADDPLVAQLGPTTGHKAIYYGISQQQDVGRAAVQTREARFCPFCGGELDYNYYHYSQLGDYNCPRCNFARVTPEVEATDVEITLGGLTAQVCHQGSCSAITLHTAGFYNLYNALAAFAVGKLLAISVPTIQKGLEMYTPAIGRMERFRYHDKPALLNLVKNPTGFNEGLATLLSLPGSKDVFIALNDNAADGRDISWLWDVDFEILTEQLDYLQTFTCAGTRAEEMALRLKYAGVPVDKITVVRELESAITATLGGQADTAYLFSTYTALWPAQSILNRLAEKEETHAVGLSSVS